The following DNA comes from Candidatus Methylacidiphilum fumarolicum.
CTTTTAAGTTCTATCAGTTTATATTTACCACTCATCGCATTATAGTACGATTCTAAGGAGGGAGTGGCCGAACCCAAAATAATAAGGGCTCCTTCAAGTCTAGCACGCATTACGGCAACGTCTCTGCCGTGGTAGCGTGGGCTTTCCTCTTGTTTGAATGAGCTTTCATGTTCTTCATCCACAATGATTAACCCTAGGGAGGGGAAGGGAGCGAAAAGAGCCGATCTGGTGCCAACAAGGATATTAATCTTGCCACGGAGTATATCGTACCAAAGAGTTGCTTTTTCACTACGGGAAATGCGGCTATGCCAGCAACCAATAGAGGCTCCTTGTGCTGTAAATCTGGCTTTAATTCTCTCCAGGAGTTGGGGTGTTAAAGAAATTTCAGGGACTAAAAGAAGAACCTGTTTTTTTTGGGTTAAGCATTTTTCAATTGTCCGCATATAGACTTCTGTCTTCCCGCTACCAGTGACTCCAAAGAGAAGAATCGGTTGAGGTAGGCCTTTATGCATTTCCTCTTCGATCAAGCGGACTGCGTGGCTTTGTTCTTTTGTCAAGCATTTTGGGAAAGAAAGATCCGGAACAATAGGGAAATAGTTTCCGTCTTTTTTTTGGGAAAGTCCAACTATTAACCCTTTGCGCAAAAGATTCTTCCAGATGTTTCGAGAAATCCCAGTCTTTTTAGGAAGCTCAGAAAGCCAAGCGGGTTGCCATTTTTGGAGGAAATCCAAAGCCTCTTTTTCTTTTTTGGCTCTTTTTATTTTGCTTTGAATAGAAAGAGGATCCAAATGCGCTGGCAGGGATAATAGAAGGTCTTCTTTTGGTTTAATGGTCGCTCTAATGGAATCAGGCAAGGCGGCTTGTAACGCTGAAATCAACGGGCTACAGTAGTAGTCTGCAATCCACTTGCATAATTTGAGGATGTTTTGAGGAACTAATAATTCTTTATTTTCCCTGCAGAGAAGGGGCTTGAGCGCAGAGTTTTGTTTTTCAAGAATATCCACCACGATTCCCTTGCCAAATCCGTTCTTAAACGGAACGCGAACATGAGTGCCTAAAACAATTTCTTTCTCCAGGGCTTCGGGAATAGCATAGTCTAGGAGAAAGTCTCTTTTGTTATCAAGAAGCACTCGAGCGATATGGAGACTGGGAAGAGAAGGGGGTGGGAAAAAAAATTCCTGTTCCATGTAGAACCTTTTAAAAAATAAATTAAAGCTAGGCAGAGAAAAAAGAGAAATGATTTGATGCGTTTAAAAATGCTTTTATCTTGCAGCCTTATGATGTAATTTGAAAGCAAAAAGGATTAATCCAATGTCAGAAAAAGTATATAAGATCGTTCATGTCATTGGCACTTCCAGCGAAAGCATCCAACATGCGGTTCGCAATGCTATAGAAAGAGCAAATAAAACACTTCGTAATTTGGATTGGTTCGAGGTCAAAGAGATTAGAGGATCGGTTAATAAAGAGGGAGAACCTCTCTTTCAAGTAGAGGTAAGAATAGGCTTTAGGCTAGAAGACTGACAAGATTATTTTTCAATCTTTCTTGACCTAAGCCATGTGTGTTTGAATATAGATCAATAAATGACTTTTAGCGGGGACTCTTCCCAGCTTTTCAAAATAGATAGTCCTTCCTCTCTTAACAGTTGGATAGATTGCAGTTGTCTTTGATTGGATGGTTTTTTAAGTTCTTCGTACAAGAAAACATCTCGAAACCCAATTTTTTGAGCATCTTCTGCAGAACAACCAAAATATATTTTATTGATCCCAGCCCAATAAATTGCCGAAAGGCACATTGGGCAAGGTTCACTACTACAATAGATGATCGTCCCATTTAAATCGAATTTAGCCAGTTTTTTGGCTGCCCTACGAATCGCAAGAATTTCAGCATGAGCGGTTGGATCTTGAGTTGAAAGCACCTCGTTATGGGCTAAGCCAATCGCTTCTCCTTGAAGCACCACAACTGCTCCAAAGGGTCCGCCTTCTCCTTGTTCCGAACCATATTTTGCTAGCTCAAAGGCTAGCCTCAGCCAAAACTCAGGATTATCCTCATTCTTCATAAAACAACTTACGAGATATTTCTTCTTTTTAGGGAAGACTTCTATTTAGGGAAGAAAAATATTCTGCCCTTTTTCCCTTCCTGCTTCTATCTTTGGAAATACATCTAGCTAACCATCTTGATGATAACCCGCTTCCTGTGCATTACCATCAGTTGCCTAATGTTAATATAGTAAATCGCAACGATCTCCAAACGTCTGATATAATCCGACCTTCTTCATGTTCCCGCAACCTAAACTTTTATAGCTTCTGAAACCAATGGCTCTCTTTAGCCATGGACGATATCTCCCCTTTAGATTACTATGCTGACCAAGATAAGTTCTTTGATGTCTGCCATTCCAAGAGCCCTTAGCCTAAGCTATTGGATGCATTCCTAGTAAATTCAACTCTTCTTAAGTATATGGCATCCAAGTAGTTGACTTTCAGAATCGATAACTTGTTCTACAGTCCCATATCGTTCTTCCACCTGTCCTACCAAGACTGGAAATTTCTATATCTATAGTCAATTGAAAAAGAGACCAGCGTAATTTGTTGATTTCTCCGCATTACTTCATGGCGATTGTGCCTGAAAGAGAATATAATCTTGTATCTTTCGCCTTATTTTTTCATCTCTCTAATAGGCAGAAGTATTCTTTTTCTTTTAGTTTTGTCCATCAATAGGCCCCTTTAATAGCTCTGCTAAATTCTGTTTTTATCCTTGTTATCCTGCCTCAGGTTTGCATGAACAAATCAACAGCTATGGTTTACCCCTCTAAGGAATGATCCAAAAGGAAAATTATCATTGGATGGCTTTTATTTTTTTGTAAAATGATTCCAACATGAAATTTGGGTGGCTTGAAATCACTCTCTTTTCCATTGTCCTTACCGTGGTGATTTCAGCCATATTAGTTAGAGGAAAAAATTGGTTGGAGCCTGGATTTTGGGGGGTATTCGCCATTGTGGGCTCTCTTGTAATGTTTAGTGTTCTCTGGCTTTTAACATTTGATACATTAAAGAAGATTTCATTTGGTTCAAATAGAGTCCCCTCTCCAACGGTTATAAATCATAAAATCGGCTATGAATATGATCCAGATAAAAAGCGGTATATACCAACTATTGGGGAAGAAGAACCTTTTTTTGGGAAGCAATGGTCAGAAAAGGAAGCGACTTCCTTATTAACAAAAGGAAAATTAGTGATTCAGAGCAGAAATTGTATGGACTGTCATACCTTGTTGGGCAATGGTGCCTATTTTGCTCCTGACCTGACAAAATCTTGGCTTGATCCTAAATGGGAGACTATGATCCAACCAATGACAGGAATGAAGACAAAAGAAGAGGCTATGGCTAAATGGCTTCAAAACCCTGAATATTATGGGACATGGCAGAGAAGAATGCCTAATTTAAAGCTGACTGAAGCAGAGGCTAAAGCAATCGTTGGCTATCTTAAATTTATGTCGGCAATTGATACTAATGGGTTTCCTGATCATTTTGGCAGAGCGCCATCCGTTTTTTGATTGAGAAAAATGAAAGATAAAAATGGTCTTTATGAATCCCAAAAATTAGCTATTGGTTATTGGATCACGGCTTTATGCCTTTTTGGGATCCAGCTCATTTTTGGACTGATTATTGCCTATCAATATATACGACCTGAATTTCTTCATAACCTCCTAAACTTTTCTATTTGTCGGATGATTCATCTCAACACGATGATTCTTTGGCTGCTTTTTGGTTTTATTGGAGGAATCTATTGGTTTTTACCATTGGAAACAGAAAGAGAAGTTGTAGGTATTTTTCTTGGCAAAATCGCTTTCATAGTTTTGACATGTGCTGTTGGTATTGTCGCGCTAGTCTTTTTATTTGTCCAAATAGGCAAGGGAGAGATGCTAACTCTTTGGCTTATCACTGAAGGCAGAGAATATATCGAAGCTCCAAGATGGGCTGATATTGGCATTGTTGCTGTTTTTTCAATAATATTTTTCAATGTTTTTGCATCTATTTGGAAAGCCAAAAAGCTGAAAGGAATGCTTTGGGTTTTGACAGTGGACTTACTAGCCATTATTGGATTTTACATTGCTGGAATGTTCTTCAGTCCAAATATCTCGGTGGATCAGTTTTGGTGGTGGTGGGTGGTGCATCTTTGGGTAGAAGCAACTTGGGAAGTTCTTGTTGGAGTGCTTGTTGGATGGATCCTTATGACCGTTTTAGGAACACCGAGAAAGATCATTGAGGGATGGCTGTATTTAGAAGTTTTCCTCATTTTTGGAACGGGAATTTTAGGACTGGGACACCATTATTTCTGGATTGGTGCACCCGAATATTGGTTAGGTATTGGGGGTTTTTTTTCTGCTTTAGAGCCTCTACCTCTTGTCGCAATGATTGTTCATGCGGTCTATGATGCTGGAGTCCACAGATTGAAAACAGTAAATAAACCAGCTTTTTTTTGGATTGTGGCACAAGCTTTTGGCAATTTTATAGGGGCAGGGGTATGGGGCTTTATGCATACCTTGCCCCAAATCAATCTTTACAGTCATGGCACGCAATTAACGGCTGCCCATGGACATCTTGCTTTTTTTGGTGCATATGTTGCTACTAATCTTTCTTTAATTTATACAGCTCTTCAGAAAATTCGGCTGCATGAAGGCTCTGTGCTTGATGGATCACTTTGGAAATGGGTGTTTATTGGCTTAATTTTGACTATGTTAGGAATTACTGCTCCTTTAACAGTGGCTGGTTTTGCTCAGACGTTTATTGAGCGTGCCGTTGGGGGATCGACGTGGCAGGCTTATATTGACGGCCAGATGCATCCTTGGTTTAAAGAATCGATGATATGGCGAATGGGATTTGGTATTCTGTTTTTTGTTTGTTATTTGTTACTGGTTATCGATCTATTAACTATTGGTAAAAGTTCATTAAACAAAACCACGACTCTTTCTCATGAGTGCTGAAGCTGTTTTAGGGCTGCTTATGGCCAGTCTTTCTTTCGTTCTTACTGCGGGTTTATATGCTTTTTTTTATGCATTCGGCAGGCTGAAAGAATCTTTCTTTTGGGAACTCTTTTCTTTTATTTTTGCGTTTTTAATGATATGTAGTGGTTTTTTTCTTGTTGTCTCTCCCGCTTTTACCCTTTTTTGGAAGCTTCTTCTAATTTTTTCTATTTTTAGCTATTTAATCATTCCAAAAGCCATGTTATGGGTTGTCAAAAAAATTCATCAAAAAGAAGGGGAAGAAGAAGGAAGACTAAAGACACTCAAATAGATAAAAAAAGCTTGTTTTAATTTATAAGAAATTTTAAAGAAATGATGCATGCCTGATATCTCACTGAGTGCTGTCTATTCCTCTTTGGAGGATGCTGAAAAGGCTCTAAAGAGCCTGGAGCAAAGTCAATTCCCTCTTACACGAGTTTCTATTCTTGCTCAGGATCTATCCAGTGAAAGAAAAGTTCATGGCTATATCACTGCTGGAGATATAGCCAAAACGGGTGCAACTATTGGGGGATGGGTTGGCGGGCTTTTTGGTATCCTTGTTGGTGCAGCCTTTGTTTGGGTTCCAGGATTTGGTCCATTGATTGTTGCTGGTCCTCTTTCAGCAGCTTTACTTGGGGGGCTAGAAGGATTGGTTGCTGGTGGAGTTGCTGGAGCAGCTCTTGGATTTTTGTCTGGATTGGGGATACAAAAACAACATATTTTAAAATTTGAAGAACATCTCAAAGCAGGAAAATATCTTCTTGTTATTCGGGGGACTGAAGAAGAGATCGAACGGGCTAAAAAGATTCTTGAAGCGACGCAGCCGCTTGAGATGCAGGTTCATAAAGAAAGCCCATAATCAGAGATTTTTTTTGGTGATGCTTCCTTTTTTCCCTTGATCTTGACATAGGATTTGGGAATCAATTGATATCCTCTTCGAATAGAAAACTGCTGATATAGAAAATTTGAGCTGCGCCAGAGAGTAATGAATCGTTAATGATCTTACTATCCCAATCTAGTTAAATGTTTGCATAGCCAACCTATATTTGCCGAAGAAGTTTGGCACGCTGATCGGTCGGAGCGTCAACAGGCAGTAGCAAAAGACGGCGAGAGCGACGAACAGGTGCCTACACATGAGTCTCCAGCGCTGGTCAAAAGGGGAATCTGAAGGATAAGCGGAAAGCTCTGGCAAAGTTTTGTCTGGCATTATGTAAAACGGTGGACAAAGGGTTGGGGGCTTGAAATCATGCGGACTAAACGACAAGGGAAAGAAATTTTTCACGTCTGATGGAGCTCGGGGGAAGAGGGCAATCTTTCCGATGGTCATGGTGGCTCACAAGGACTGGATAATCCAGTTCGGTTTCGAATGGGTCGAGAAATTTTACTCCTCTCTTAGGACCAAAATCCCCGGCATGAACGGGCAATTCCCTCTCTTTCCAGGAAAAGATGCCCAAGGAGCTCCTTTCGGTCAATTCCTGCCTTCTCAAGCCCTCTTTATAGTTTACACCAATACAAAAGAAAAGATCATGTGGCCCTGAGGAAAGTTGGTGAGGCCTTATAAGACGAGGCGCCGAACGATCCTGAGTGGAGAGCCTACCGCACAACCAAAAGAAGCGAGAGATGCTAGCGGATCTCTTGCCTTCGCTACGCAGCTGAGAAGGAGCGATTTCTCATCTCTTTCTTCTTCTTAGACCGCTTCGAGGAAAGTCTTTTGCGAACGCGGGGTGCGGGACAGCCTTGTGGCGGAGGGCTACGCTAGCCCAAGCAGGTACCGGCAAGAATATAGAAGGTAGCCCTCAAAGATGGCTAGGAAGTGATCAAAAAGTGGGTGTTAGCCTCCTCTGAGATGATCAACCCAAAGATTCGCCGCCGCCTGAGATAGCCCATCTTCCGCAAGTTTTTGGTCATTTTGTTGATGTATCAATGACTTATGTATATTTGTGTAGGACTCAATAATTTATTATTTTTCTATTATTTTGTAGGCATCGTAGTGGAAAAATGTTAGCCTGATAGGCATGTACTTGCAGGAGGTCCGCACACGCCACAAAGGGAAGATTTATCGATCCTATATTGTCCGAGAGTCCTACCGGGTGGGGAAGCAGGTGAAGACACGCCGGATCGCCAACGTGACCCGGTTGCCGGAAGAAGCTCGGGAAGTGCTGGCGGCGGCCTTGCAAAAGAAGCGTCTTGTCCCTGTAGAGGGGCTCGAAGTCCAGGAGGCACTTGATTACGGAGGATTGGCCGTTCTCGAAGAAGCCTGGGGTCGCTTTGGCCTCGATGAAGTCTTTGCCAATGTTGGCTCGGAGCGGAAACGAAGGCTTTTGAAGGCGATGATTTTTGGCCGGATTCTCTTTCCTTCCTCGAAGCTGGCCCTTCGGGAGGAAGCGCAAGGGACTCTTCTGGCCAAGGCTTGTGGGCTTGAGGAGAAGGATCTGGATGAGGACGAGCTCTACCGGGCGATGGATGAGTTGAACGGCTGTTGGAGTGGGATTGAGAAGAAGCTTTACCAAGGGAGTCAACCGCAGGGGGCGAGCCTGGTGCTCTACGATCTATCAAGTGTTTACTTCGAAGGGGAGGGCCCTGAGGGACTGGCGCAATATGGCTATAGTCGGGATCACCGGCAGGATCGGCGACAAGTTCTTCTGGCGGTGGCTACGGATGGTCGGGGGATTCCGTTCCATGTGGAAGTGCTGAGAGGGAATCGGGCGGACCGCACGACCTTGACGGGGCTCTTGGTCACGCTCAGACGGAGGTTTGGGATCCAAGAGGCGACCTTCGTCTTCGACGGGGGGATGAGGAGTTGGTGGAACTTGGAGATCCTGACTGGCATGGAGCTGGAGTACGTGACCCGGTCGACTCGGGCCAAGCTTCTGGAGATCCTCAGTCGTCTGCCCGAAGACCAGCAGCTCTGGCTAACGGACCGGACGCGGGTACTGGAGATCGAACAGGAGGGAGTGCGCTATGTCATTGCGGGAGGAGAATGGCGGGCTCAGCGGGACCGCGAACGGCGGCAAAACCGCATTGCCCAAGCAGAAGAAGTGCTCCGCCAGATCACGAAGGCGACACGCCGAGAGGTGAATCCCGTGAATCTCGGCAGCCGGGTTGGCCGAGCGCTGCAGAAGCTCAAAGCGCACAAATACTTCCAGTACGGCGTCGACGCAGGCGGCCGGTTCTGGTGGAAACTGGATCAGGAGCGGGTCAAGGAAGAAGAGGCGACTGACGGCTGGTATCTCTTGGAGACCAATCTCCCGGCGACCAAGGCTTCGGGCCAGGCGGTGCTCACCCACTATAAGCAGCTGGCTGTGGTCGAAGCCGCTTTCTCGGAGCTCAAGAGTTACCTGGAAGTCCGTCCCGTCTATCACTGGCGACCGGACCGAGTCCGCAACCATGTAAGGATCTGCTTCCTGGCCTTCTGGATGAGTGCGCGGCTCGGAGCCGAATGGGGGGCTAAGGGCTTTACCGAAGAGGTGCCCAAGGTGCTTCGGCGTCTCCAGACGATCCGCTTGGTCAAACTCTCTCTAAAAGGACAACCGCTGATTGGGCTCTTCTCTCAGATTCCCCCTGAGTTGAATGCCCTGCTTCAAAAGCTCGATCTGCTTTCCCTCTTCGCTTCTCCGCCCAAGTGGGCAATGTAGGCAGAACAAAAAATCTATTTCGTTCTGTTGCAATCACTTATGACGCAACGTTGCGGAAGATGGGATAGACAGGAGAAGCAAATAGAAAAAAGGGTTTATGGAGTAAAGCTAGATGCATCTGCGACTACAATCTGGGAGAAGAAAAGGCGATAGCCTCATGTGCGCAAGAGGCAAGCTGAAATCGAGCGGCAAATAAATACAAGCCTAAGCTTTCTTCTTACATTACGAAGAGCCTCAGTACTTGTTTTTTTAGGATCTTACCTATATATAAGAAATGCCCCAAGCAAAGAGCATTCCAGGCGCATCCTACCAATGCGCAGCTGTGTGCTTCAGGGGCGAATCGAATTTCTGGCGCCAGCGGGAGGCTCTCGGCTGGAGAGAAGGTCAATCCAGCCTGTAGCTTTCTGGTTTTGTCCGCAGTGTGGGTAGGTCAATCCGAAGAACAGCGGGGGGGATAAGTTTGTATGCCGGCATCGTTAGTTTATGAGCTGTGCGGATACGGTTGGCGCATACAACCTCAAGAAAAGGATCGGAGATCTGGAGATAGGTCTGTGGACGCCGCGGAACCGGCTGTATGCGATTCTTTTGGTGAGGTTTACCTATAATAGCGGGCTACGACGGATTGGGAAATCGATGAGAAGAACTGTTCCGGGGCGGACGACTCCAGCCAGAGCGGGAAGATATCCTCTTTAATTGTTAAGATGATACGTTAATTCTATCTCGCCCCCCGGGGAACGAAATAGGTTTGGCAGTCTTGAGACCTCTCGGTACAATACCAAGGCGAAAAGAACGAACTTGGGGTAGGCATAAGCAGGTCCCGAGTATGTTTTTAGGAACAGTTTTATAGATAAAAAGAAGCAAACGAGCGGATGGACGTAAGTGGATGTTTTAAACGGAGCTAGATAGCTCTACGTCTTTTGCCAGTTCCTCGATTGGCAACAGTACTACTACTAAACTCTAAGGAAGGCTGCAAACACTGCAGTCCTCTTCCCAAAGCGATGAGTCTTATGTTTGTTTAATACCTGATCAAAACGTGCTATAAAATTACATTATAGGAAGATTCTTTTCTATCTCCTTCCAATCTAGATCGTTAAAAAATTCTTCAATGTAAGCTTCTTTGTCCGAACCAAAGTCTGACTCATAGGCATGTTCGGCAAGATCAATAGCTAGCAGAGGACTCATACCTGAAAATGGAAAAGCATCTTCCCTATTAGAAGATAGGTTAAAGAGTTTACCAGTATAATGATCCATAATCAGCCAGACCCAGCCTGTAGAATAAAGGGCCTTAATTTTAAAATCTAGCTTGAATCGCACTACGGAATCAAAATTGATTTCTAGGAGTTCTTTGATTTTCCCTTCGCAATTTCCATTTCTGCCTAGAGAAGAGAAATACAATTCATGGCTTGCAATCTTACCATAAAGGGAAAACCATTGACCTATCTTTGAGGTGACAAGCTCTTTCTTGAAAGATTCTTCCGCTGCCTCTGTGTTTTGAAAAGAAGGCCAGTTGTCAAGATATTGGGAAAATTCATTGGCTATGGAATTAGCCTCTTGCAAAAGATGACTGTATAAAGCCACATGCTTATTTAAAGCGTTTGCAGAAAATTTCCCAATTCCATTTTCAAATTTTTTTAAAAAGACTTCAGACTTATCCGTTAAAACTTTCAGTGAATCAGTAGCCATCCTGCATATAATAATAGGAAAATTCTTAGGTTTATGGCAAGGATTCGTTTTTTTCTCTTGCTATTGGAGTAATTTTTCTAGGCTCTTTTCTTCTTTGTTCCCCTTGGCTACGGAAAGTAGCTTGCGAGCTAGTCTTATTGCTTCTTCGTTTTCTCCTCCAAGCATTCTTGCAATTTCCTTCAAACGGTCTTCTTCAACCATTTCCTTCAATAGAACTCGGGTAACATTTTCTTCCGATTCTTTCATGACCTTGAAATGAGCATCCCCTCCGGCAGCCATGGATGGAAGATGGGTTATGCAGAGTATTTGATGATTTATTGAAAGTTCCTTCAATAAAGAACTTACTTTCCAGGCTATTTCCCCACCAATATTAGCGTCTATTTCGTCGAAAACAAGTATTGGGATAGGATCGACTCGGGCAAAGACTGCTTTTAGGGCTAGCATGACTCTGGCTGCTTCTCCACTTGAAGCAATTTCTTTGAGTGGTTTGCATGGAATGCCTGGATTAGGAGAAAAAAGAAATTCTATTTCGTCCTGACCAGAAGGACCAACCTTTTCTTTGTTATCAAAACTTATGGAAAACCCTGACTGGGCAAAACCCAATGATTGG
Coding sequences within:
- the priA gene encoding replication restart helicase PriA codes for the protein MEQEFFFPPPSLPSLHIARVLLDNKRDFLLDYAIPEALEKEIVLGTHVRVPFKNGFGKGIVVDILEKQNSALKPLLCRENKELLVPQNILKLCKWIADYYCSPLISALQAALPDSIRATIKPKEDLLLSLPAHLDPLSIQSKIKRAKKEKEALDFLQKWQPAWLSELPKKTGISRNIWKNLLRKGLIVGLSQKKDGNYFPIVPDLSFPKCLTKEQSHAVRLIEEEMHKGLPQPILLFGVTGSGKTEVYMRTIEKCLTQKKQVLLLVPEISLTPQLLERIKARFTAQGASIGCWHSRISRSEKATLWYDILRGKINILVGTRSALFAPFPSLGLIIVDEEHESSFKQEESPRYHGRDVAVMRARLEGALIILGSATPSLESYYNAMSGKYKLIELKRRVEERKLPSVSIVDLRKRKRNLSQQEKKGTDFYLKPEELISDELKEAIEKRLERKEQIILYINHRGYSSSLQCSDCGYVLPCPNCSISLSFHKNLGILNCHLCNYSASVPSFCPMCRAVGAFKFLGSGTEKVEEAIQQLFCSARVLRMDSDTMKKKGAVERALRAFGERQFDILVGTQMVSKGLDFPHVSLVGIVSIDGLLHLPDFRASEKSFQQLLQVSGRSGRGSVEGEVFVQTRTPYHPAIQFARHHDYLGFVDQELEFRKTLFYPPFCRAILIRFIGSPEEKVKFMTEAFTKEIKEALKDSNAIIGEPTQAPIAKIKGKYHYQLFIRCQKVMEISQKLKKLIFGKESEMGINIRIDVDPQDLLK
- a CDS encoding dodecin, with product MSEKVYKIVHVIGTSSESIQHAVRNAIERANKTLRNLDWFEVKEIRGSVNKEGEPLFQVEVRIGFRLED
- a CDS encoding nucleoside deaminase — protein: MKNEDNPEFWLRLAFELAKYGSEQGEGGPFGAVVVLQGEAIGLAHNEVLSTQDPTAHAEILAIRRAAKKLAKFDLNGTIIYCSSEPCPMCLSAIYWAGINKIYFGCSAEDAQKIGFRDVFLYEELKKPSNQRQLQSIQLLREEGLSILKSWEESPLKVIY
- a CDS encoding c-type cytochrome, with the protein product MKFGWLEITLFSIVLTVVISAILVRGKNWLEPGFWGVFAIVGSLVMFSVLWLLTFDTLKKISFGSNRVPSPTVINHKIGYEYDPDKKRYIPTIGEEEPFFGKQWSEKEATSLLTKGKLVIQSRNCMDCHTLLGNGAYFAPDLTKSWLDPKWETMIQPMTGMKTKEEAMAKWLQNPEYYGTWQRRMPNLKLTEAEAKAIVGYLKFMSAIDTNGFPDHFGRAPSVF
- a CDS encoding cbb3-type cytochrome c oxidase subunit I, producing the protein MKDKNGLYESQKLAIGYWITALCLFGIQLIFGLIIAYQYIRPEFLHNLLNFSICRMIHLNTMILWLLFGFIGGIYWFLPLETEREVVGIFLGKIAFIVLTCAVGIVALVFLFVQIGKGEMLTLWLITEGREYIEAPRWADIGIVAVFSIIFFNVFASIWKAKKLKGMLWVLTVDLLAIIGFYIAGMFFSPNISVDQFWWWWVVHLWVEATWEVLVGVLVGWILMTVLGTPRKIIEGWLYLEVFLIFGTGILGLGHHYFWIGAPEYWLGIGGFFSALEPLPLVAMIVHAVYDAGVHRLKTVNKPAFFWIVAQAFGNFIGAGVWGFMHTLPQINLYSHGTQLTAAHGHLAFFGAYVATNLSLIYTALQKIRLHEGSVLDGSLWKWVFIGLILTMLGITAPLTVAGFAQTFIERAVGGSTWQAYIDGQMHPWFKESMIWRMGFGILFFVCYLLLVIDLLTIGKSSLNKTTTLSHEC
- a CDS encoding general stress protein produces the protein MPDISLSAVYSSLEDAEKALKSLEQSQFPLTRVSILAQDLSSERKVHGYITAGDIAKTGATIGGWVGGLFGILVGAAFVWVPGFGPLIVAGPLSAALLGGLEGLVAGGVAGAALGFLSGLGIQKQHILKFEEHLKAGKYLLVIRGTEEEIERAKKILEATQPLEMQVHKESP
- a CDS encoding IS1634 family transposase, which codes for MYLQEVRTRHKGKIYRSYIVRESYRVGKQVKTRRIANVTRLPEEAREVLAAALQKKRLVPVEGLEVQEALDYGGLAVLEEAWGRFGLDEVFANVGSERKRRLLKAMIFGRILFPSSKLALREEAQGTLLAKACGLEEKDLDEDELYRAMDELNGCWSGIEKKLYQGSQPQGASLVLYDLSSVYFEGEGPEGLAQYGYSRDHRQDRRQVLLAVATDGRGIPFHVEVLRGNRADRTTLTGLLVTLRRRFGIQEATFVFDGGMRSWWNLEILTGMELEYVTRSTRAKLLEILSRLPEDQQLWLTDRTRVLEIEQEGVRYVIAGGEWRAQRDRERRQNRIAQAEEVLRQITKATRREVNPVNLGSRVGRALQKLKAHKYFQYGVDAGGRFWWKLDQERVKEEEATDGWYLLETNLPATKASGQAVLTHYKQLAVVEAAFSELKSYLEVRPVYHWRPDRVRNHVRICFLAFWMSARLGAEWGAKGFTEEVPKVLRRLQTIRLVKLSLKGQPLIGLFSQIPPELNALLQKLDLLSLFASPPKWAM
- a CDS encoding Fe-Mn family superoxide dismutase, with product MATDSLKVLTDKSEVFLKKFENGIGKFSANALNKHVALYSHLLQEANSIANEFSQYLDNWPSFQNTEAAEESFKKELVTSKIGQWFSLYGKIASHELYFSSLGRNGNCEGKIKELLEINFDSVVRFKLDFKIKALYSTGWVWLIMDHYTGKLFNLSSNREDAFPFSGMSPLLAIDLAEHAYESDFGSDKEAYIEEFFNDLDWKEIEKNLPIM